From Salarias fasciatus chromosome 12, fSalaFa1.1, whole genome shotgun sequence, the proteins below share one genomic window:
- the npy8br gene encoding neuropeptide Y receptor Y8b: MELQPNTNHNQALRREMLWNATEDCSLSVSGTTFLIIAYSTVMAVGLIGNSCLVFVITRHKEMQNVTNIFIVNLSCSDVLMGIICLPVTIIYTLMDRWILGDTLCKLTPFVQCMSVTVSIFSLVLIAMERYQLIVHPTGWKPMVGQSYLAVAVTWIVACLISVPFFLYNVLTLPFHNMSMPFPVNEHLVCMEVWPSVHARRAYTTSLLIFQYFLPLILILVCYLHVYLRLRRRKDMVERGRNTAQKNRGATRINIMLVSIVVAFALSWLPLNVFNTVFDWNHEAIPFCGHDVIFSFCHLTAMMSTCINPIIYGFLNSNFQKQLKSTLLRCRCWRVAERYENVPLSTVSTEVTKGSFLSNGSVSNNT; the protein is encoded by the coding sequence atggAGCTGCAGCCCAACACCAATCACAACCAAGCCCTGAGGAGGGAAATGCTGTGGAACGCCACGGAGGACTGCTCGCTGTCTGTCAGCGGCACCACTTTCCTCATCATTGCTTACAGTACGGTTATGGCGGTGGGTCTCATCGGGAACTCCTGTCTGGTGTTCGTGATCACGAGGCACAAGGAGATGCAGAACGTGACTAACATCTTCATCGTCAATTTGTCTTGTTCAGACGTTCTCATGGGTATTATATGCCTGCCAGTCACGATTATCTACACGCTGATGGACCGCTGGATCCTGGGAGACACCCTGTGCAAGCTCACGCCCTTCGTCCAGTGCATGTCAGTTACTGTCTCCATCTTCTCCCTCGTCCTCATCGCCATGGAGCGTTACCAGCTCATCGTCCACCCGACCGGATGGAAGCCGATGGTGGGCCAGTCCTACCTCGCAGTGGCTGTCACCTGGATAGTGGCCTGCCTGATCTCTGTGCCTTTCTTCCTGTACAATGTACTTACCTTGCCTTTCCACAACATGAGCATGCCGTTCCCGGTCAACGAGCATCTGGTCTGCATGGAGGTGTGGCCCTCGGTTCACGCCCGGCGGGCTTACACCACCTCCCTGCTCATCTTCCAGTACTTCCTCCCTCTCATCCTCATCTTGGTCTGTTACCTGCACGTCTACCTTCGCCTCCGGAGGAGGAAGGACATGGTGGAGCGCGGCAGGAACACCGCTCAGAAGAACAGGGGCGCCACCAGGATCAACATCATGCTGGTCTCCATCGTGGTGGCCTTCGCCCTCTCCTGGCTGCCCCTCAACGTTTTCAACACGGTGTTCGACTGGAACCACGAGGCCATCCCGTTCTGCGGCCACGACGTCATCTTCTCCTTCTGCCACCTGACGGCCATGATGTCCACCTGCATCAACCCCATCATCTACGGCTTCCTCAACAGCAACTTCCAGAAGCAGCTCAAGTCCACCCTGCTGCGCTGCCGCTGCTGGAGGGTGGCGGAGAGGTACGAGAACGTCCCGCTCTCCACCGTCAGCACGGAGGTCACCAAGGGCTCGTTCCTGAGCAACGGATCGGTCAGCAACAACACTTAA